From Sardina pilchardus chromosome 9, fSarPil1.1, whole genome shotgun sequence, a single genomic window includes:
- the opn1mw1 gene encoding green-sensitive opsin-1 produces the protein MAGTEGSNFYIPMSNRTGLVRDPFHYEQYYLAEPWKFKALAFYMFLLICVGFPINALTLVVTVLHKKLRQPLNFILVNLAVAGLIMVCFGFTVAFYSSLVGYFAFGPLGCAIEGFMATLGGQVSLWSLVVLAVERYIVVCKPMGSFKFGANHAGAGVAFTWIMASSCAVPPLVGWSRYIPEGMQTSCGPDYYTLNPEYNNESYVLYMFSCHFCVPVTTIFFTYGNLVCTVKAAAAQQQDSASTQKAEKEVTRMCVLMVFGFLLAWVPYASFAAWIFFNRGVAFSPQAMAVPAFFSKSSALFNPFIYVLLNKQFRGCMMQTVLGKTPEDEMSVSTSKTEVSSVGPA, from the exons ATGGCTGGCACAGAGGGCAGCAACTTCTACATCCCTATGTCCAACAGGACAGGGCTGGTGAGGGATCCTTTCCACTACGAGCAGTACTACCTGGCTGAACCATGGAAATTCAAGGCTCTGGCTTTTTATATGTTCCTACTCATCTGCGTTGGATTCCCCATTAACGCTTTGACACTGGTAGTCACCGTCCTTCACAAAAAGCTACGTCAGCCTCTCAACTTCATTCTGGTCAACCTTGCTGTGGCTGGTTTGATCATGGTCTGCTTTGGATTCACCGTGGCATTCTATTCGTCATTGGTTGGCTACTTTGCTTTTGGACCCTTAGGCTGTGCCATTGAGGGCTTCATGGCTACTCTTGGTG GTCAGGTTTCTCTGTGGTCACTTGTGGTGTTGGCTGTTGAGAGGTACATTGTTGTCTGCAAGCCTATGGGCAGCTTCAAGTTTGGTGCCAACCATGCTGGAGCTGGAGTGGCATTCACATGGATCATGGCATCTTCTTGTGCTGTTCCTCCTCTGGTTGGCTGGTCCAG GTACATTCCCGAGGGTATGCAGACATCATGTGGACCCGACTACTACACCCTGAACCCTGAATACAACAACGAATCCTATGTCTTGTACATGTTCAGCTGCCATTTCTGTGTTCCTGTAACCACTATCTTCTTCACATATGGGAACCTTGTCTGCACAGTCAAAGCA GCTGCAGCTCAACAGCAAGATTCAGCCTCCACTCAGAAGGCAGAGAAGGAGGTGACTcgcatgtgtgtgctcatggTATTTGGCTTCCTACTGGCCTGGGTGCCCTATGCTAGCTTTGCTGCCTGGATCTTCTTCAACAGGGGGGTAGCCTTCTCACCTCAAGCCATGGCTGTCCCTGCCTTTTTCTCAAAGTCCTCAGCCTTGTTCAACCCTTTCATCTATGTGCTGCTCAACAAACAG ttcCGAGGCTGCATGATGCAGACTGTCCTTGGCAAAACCCCAGAGGATGAGATGTCAGTGTCCACAAGCAAGACAGAAGTGTCTTCAGTGGGTCCAGCATAG
- the LOC134092982 gene encoding green-sensitive opsin-1-like isoform X2, translating into MAGTEGSNFYIPMSNRTGLVRDPFHYEQYYLAEPWKFKALGFYMFLLICVGFPINAMTLVVTVLHKKLRQPLNFILVNLAVAGLIMVLFGFTVSFYSSMVGYFAFGPLGCAIEGFMATLGGQVSLWSLVVLAVERYIVVCKPMGSFKFGANHAGAGVAFTWIMASSCAVPPLVGWSRYIPEGMQTSCGPDYYTLNPEYNNESYVLYMFSCHFCVPVTTIFFTYGNLVCTVKAAAAQQQDSASTQKAEKEVTRMCVLMVFGFLLAWVPYASFAAWIFFNRGVAFSPQAMAVPAFFSKSSALFNPFIYVLLNKQFRGCMMQTVLGKAPEDEMSVSTSKTEVSSVGPA; encoded by the exons ATGGCTGGCACAGAGGGAAGCAACTTCTACATCCCTATGTCCAATAGGACAGGGCTGGTGAGGGATCCTTTCCACTACGAGCAGTACTACCTGGCTGAACCATGGAAATTCAAGGCTCTGGGTTTTTATATGTTCCTACTCATCTGCGTTGGATTCCCCATCAACGCCATGACACTGGTGGTCACCGTCCTTCACAAAAAGCTACGTCAACCTCTCAACTTCATTCTGGTCAACCTGGCTGTGGCTGGTTTGATCATGGTCTTATTCGGATTCACTGTGTCTTTCTACTCGTCAATGGTTGGCTACTTTGCTTTTGGACCCTTAGGCTGTGCCATTGAGGGCTTCATGGCTACTCTTGGTG GTCAGGTTTCTCTGTGGTCACTTGTGGTGTTGGCTGTTGAGAGGTACATTGTTGTCTGCAAGCCTATGGGCAGCTTCAAGTTTGGTGCCAACCATGCTGGAGCTGGAGTGGCATTCACATGGATCATGGCATCTTCTTGTGCTGTTCCTCCTCTGGTTGGCTGGTCCAG GTACATTCCCGAGGGTATGCAGACATCATGTGGACCCGACTACTACACCCTGAACCCTGAATACAACAACGAATCCTATGTCTTGTACATGTTCAGCTGCCATTTCTGTGTTCCTGTAACCACTATCTTCTTCACATATGGGAACCTTGTCTGCACAGTCAAAGCA GCTGCAGCTCAACAACAAGATTCAGCCTCCACTCAGAAGGCAGAGAAGGAGGTGACTcgcatgtgtgtgctcatggTCTTTGGCTTCCTACTGGCCTGGGTGCCCTATGCTAGCTTTGCTGCCTGGATCTTCTTCAACAGGGGGGTAGCCTTCTCACCTCAAGCCATGGCTGTCCCTGCCTTTTTCTCAAAGTCCTCAGCCTTGTTCAACCCCTTCATCTATGTGCTGCTCAACAAACAG ttccgTGGGTGCATGATGCAGACAGTCCTTGGCAAAGCCCCAGAGGATGAGATGTCAGTGTCCACAAGCAAGACAGAAGTGTCCTCAGTGGGTCCAGCATAG
- the LOC134092982 gene encoding green-sensitive opsin-1-like isoform X1: MAGTEGSNFYIPMSNRTGLVRDPFHYEQYYLAEPWKFKALGFYMFLLICVGFPINAMTLVVTVLHKKLRQPLNFILVNLAVAGLIMVLFGFTVSFYSSMVGYFAFGPLGCAIEGFMATLGGQVSLWSLVVLAVERYIVVCKPMGSFKFGANHAGAGVAFTWIMASSCAVPPLVGWSRYIPEGMQTSCGPDYYTLNPEYNNESYVLYMFSCHFCVPVTTIFFTYGNLVCTVKAAAAQQQDSASTQKAEKEVTRMCVLMVFGFLLAWVPYASFAAWIFFNRGVAFSPQAMAVPAFFSKSSALFNPFIYVLLNKQVIFPWVHDADSPWQSPRG; this comes from the exons ATGGCTGGCACAGAGGGAAGCAACTTCTACATCCCTATGTCCAATAGGACAGGGCTGGTGAGGGATCCTTTCCACTACGAGCAGTACTACCTGGCTGAACCATGGAAATTCAAGGCTCTGGGTTTTTATATGTTCCTACTCATCTGCGTTGGATTCCCCATCAACGCCATGACACTGGTGGTCACCGTCCTTCACAAAAAGCTACGTCAACCTCTCAACTTCATTCTGGTCAACCTGGCTGTGGCTGGTTTGATCATGGTCTTATTCGGATTCACTGTGTCTTTCTACTCGTCAATGGTTGGCTACTTTGCTTTTGGACCCTTAGGCTGTGCCATTGAGGGCTTCATGGCTACTCTTGGTG GTCAGGTTTCTCTGTGGTCACTTGTGGTGTTGGCTGTTGAGAGGTACATTGTTGTCTGCAAGCCTATGGGCAGCTTCAAGTTTGGTGCCAACCATGCTGGAGCTGGAGTGGCATTCACATGGATCATGGCATCTTCTTGTGCTGTTCCTCCTCTGGTTGGCTGGTCCAG GTACATTCCCGAGGGTATGCAGACATCATGTGGACCCGACTACTACACCCTGAACCCTGAATACAACAACGAATCCTATGTCTTGTACATGTTCAGCTGCCATTTCTGTGTTCCTGTAACCACTATCTTCTTCACATATGGGAACCTTGTCTGCACAGTCAAAGCA GCTGCAGCTCAACAACAAGATTCAGCCTCCACTCAGAAGGCAGAGAAGGAGGTGACTcgcatgtgtgtgctcatggTCTTTGGCTTCCTACTGGCCTGGGTGCCCTATGCTAGCTTTGCTGCCTGGATCTTCTTCAACAGGGGGGTAGCCTTCTCACCTCAAGCCATGGCTGTCCCTGCCTTTTTCTCAAAGTCCTCAGCCTTGTTCAACCCCTTCATCTATGTGCTGCTCAACAAACAGGTAATCT ttccgTGGGTGCATGATGCAGACAGTCCTTGGCAAAGCCCCAGAGGATGA